The Meriones unguiculatus strain TT.TT164.6M chromosome 1, Bangor_MerUng_6.1, whole genome shotgun sequence genome has a segment encoding these proteins:
- the LOC110565326 gene encoding large ribosomal subunit protein eL29-like, which yields MAKSKNHTIHSQSCKWHRNGIKKPWSQSHGSLKRVNTKFLRNMRFAKKHNKKGLKKMQANNAKAMSARAEAITALVKLVALKPKMSKDPNHKLNHLAFIAHPKLGKQIQSYMAKGLRLCQPNPKVQTKAVAAAPAKAKAQAPKGAQAPPKAP from the coding sequence ATGGCCAAGTCCAAGAACCATACCATACACAGCCAGTCCTgcaaatggcacagaaatggcATCAAGAAACCCTGGTCACAAAGTCATGGATCACTTAAGAGGGTGAACACCAAGTTCCTGAGGAACATGCGCTTTGCCAAGAAGCACAACAAGAAAGgcctgaagaagatgcaggcaaacaACGCAAAGGCAATGAGTGCACGAGCAGAGGCCATCACCGCCCTTGTGAAGCTTGTTGCCCTTAAGCCCAAGATGTCAAAGGACCCCAACCACAAACTCAACCATCTGGCTTTCATTGCTCACCCCAAGCTTGGGAAGCAGATTCAAAGCTACATGGCCAAGGGTCTTAGGCTCTGCCAACCAAACCCCAAGGTTCAAACCAAGGCAGTGGCTGCAGCTCCAGCTAAAGCCAAGgctcaggctcccaaaggtgCCCAGGCCCCTCCAAAGGCCCCATAG